The DNA segment GACCTCCAAAGACATTGGAGATGTCATCCTCGACCCGGATCGGATGACGCAAGCCATGATCAACCTTTACGTCAATGCCATTCAGGCCATGCCGGATGGAGGCACGCTTGCAGTCGATGCCAACAGGCATGGAGCTTTCTTGCAGTTGACGGTTTCAGATACAGGCGCAGGGCTTTCTGATGCTGATGTGTCGCGCATATTTGACCCGTACTTCACCACCAAACAGACCGGAACAGGGTTGGGCCTTGCCATCGTGAGCAAGATTGTCGAAGCCCATTCCGGCGAAATCAAAGTTGAATATACCGGGCCAAATGGAACAGCTTTTACCATTCTCATTCCGATAGAATCAAAAGGAACGGCGTAAATATGAGTGCCAAGATTTTAGTTGTAGACGATGACAAAGCACACCTATCAATGCTTGAAACGATGCTTACGGGGTGGGGGTATGCTGTTGTGGGCGTGGAAGATGGGGCAGACGCCATTGAGAAGGTGAAGGAGGCTCCCTTTGACGCTGTTCTGATGGACGTCAGAATGGCAAGAATCGGTGGCATTGAAGCCCTGAGCCAGATCAAGGAATATAACCCGGCCATTCCGGTTGTGATCATGACCGCATACTCTTCCGTTGATACGGCTGTGGAGGCGATGAAGTTGGGGGCGTATGACTACCTGACCAAGCCCTTGAACTTTGATGAACTCAATATGACTTTGGAGCGTTCTCTGGACCACATGACGCTCATCAAGGAAAACCAGTCCCTCAAAGAGAGAATATCGGAAGACTCAAGCCTGACGGACATTATCGGCAACAGCAAGCCCATGAACGAGCTTATCAGTATGGTTAAGACTGTCGCATCGACTGAGGCCACGATCTTGATCTCCGGCGAGAGTGGCACCGGGAAGGAACTGTTTGCCAAAGCGATCCACGCAAACAGCAACCGGAAGAAGGCATCGCTTGTGACTGTCAATTGCGCTGCCCTGACTGACACTCTCTTAGAATCAGAACTCTTCGGCCATGAAAAAGGTGCGTTCACTGGAGCAGACAAGAAAAGGGATGGCCGTTTCATGCAAGCCAACGGTGGTTCCATATTCTTGGATGAGGTTGGTGAAATACCGATGCCAATGCAGGCAAAGTTGCTCCGGGCAATTCAAGAGCGAGAAATCCAACGAGTCGGCAGTGACAAAGTCTTGAAGGTTGATGTCCGAATCATCGCAGCAACCAACAGAGACCTCTTGGTTGAAGTCGAAAAAGGGAATTTCCGAGAAGACCTGTATTACAGGCTGAACGTGGTGAACCTCTGGATTCCGTCTTTGAAGGAGCGTGGAGAGGATACACCACTGTTGGCTACATTTTTCTTGAAGCGTTTCTCCGAGTTCAACAGAAAGCAGTTGAAGGGATTTACCCCCATGGCAATGGATGTGCTCGTGAAATATGATTGGCCCGGAAATGTCCGTGAACTGGAAAACGCAGTGGAAAGAGCAGTCATTCTTTCCGCTGGTGAATACGTGTCTGAAAAGGATTTGCCTTCAGCACTTACGCAGCATTTCGAAAATGTTAGTGGCTCCAATGGAGGCCAGCATCACGTAGGCGGCAAGTCGCTGCAAGAGATCGAAAAGGTTGCCATCGAAGAAACGCTGACACAGACGGAAGGCAATAAAAGCGAGGCGGCAAAGCTGCTGGGCATCACGCGCACGACGTTGGACAATAAGATCAAGAAGTATGAAATATTTATTAAGAAATAACGATCGCGTTTTTTTACTGTCTCGCAATTAGAAATTATTATTACAACAGTCAGACATTTAAGAGGAGGGGGAACCACTTGGGGCGCTTTCTAAGCGTGCGTTTTTTCCCTTTCTATGGAGTGTCCCCCTGAAGACGACTAAACGGAGGCGGCTTTCAAGCCGCCTCCGTTTATGTGCCCCTAAACAAAACGGCCCGACACTTCCCCAAGTGTCGGGCCATTCAAGGAGAAAGGGGCAACGCTGAAAGTTACCACCCCATGAAATTGCGAATTCTCAACTCTTCCTGTCGAGCTTGCTCATGAGTGCTCATTGACAAAACCTGTTCAGGTTTGGCTCCAGCCCGGAAAAACAAATGCAAAGTTCCTTGGGAAAAATTAGAGCTACCAACAGAGTGGCTCCTTTCTCCTGCACCAACGTCACGCAAATCTGAAAGCCGGTACATCTCCCCGCCGAAATAGATAGCGTCGGCCCCACGATCAATCACCAGGTAGCCTCCACGTCGATACTTAGCCGGCACGTAGAAATCGACCTGGATCTCACCGCACTCAATCGCTCGTTTAATTCTATTGTAGGTAGGCACAGCGAATATGTGACTGAATGCAAATAAAAGCGTGATAATGCCCACCGGAACGAGAAACCAAAAGGCTATAAGAGACCAAAAGGCAGCAATATCATTCATGCCGAGTGCAGCAGACACGATCAGTAGAGTAACAACAACTCCTAGCCCTTTTAAATCCCTGACCACAGGGTTTAGGCCAATGATATCCTTCAGCTGATCCTTGACAGAATTACCCCCTTCTTGACTGAAGGGAATACTGTTCGTGCTAAAATTCATATGGCCTCCATTTCAGAATTGATTTCGAACTCTCAAATACGTATAAAGTATACGTATGATTGTTAAAAAAATCAATTTCATTCTATGAGTCTCAATCTCGGTCAAGCAAATTCGAGCCAGCCCCTCCCGTCCCTTCAACCACTTCTGACACCTCTCCAGGCCTATTGGGGTTATATCCAGAGCTTCCTCCAGAGGATTCACCACCTCCCTTCTTACCTTGGTTATCACCTCTCTGAGGCTTGCTACTAGGCTTAGGGGAACTATGCGTCACATTCCCCACACCTCCCATAATTATTTGCCTCATAGAATCAGCATGTCCTGCGAGGCCCATTGTAGAAGCCTGATGACCTATCCAACTCATAACTTTACGCGGCAGGTGAGAATAGCCTTGGGAGCAAAGGAAAGAAAACATATAGACGAAAAGTACACTCATGATAATACACATGAAGAAACTAGTTAAAATGCCTGTATGGGATGAAACCGAACTAATATCTGCATTCGAATAACTGTAATAAAATGCTTCAAATATTCTAGCGACAATCCAGCCCATCACTCTCATGATCATAAATATAATTATAAAACCAGCGACATAGAGAGGTGGTTTAAAAAGAATCTCAAGGAATTGGTAGTATCCCTGACTACCCATTTCGCCTGCAAGGCCGTCTGCTTGAGTACTCCATGCATGGGCAGCCACCCAAAAAGGTGCGGCTACCATCACTTCTACGACAAGCAACAGAAATCCAACCATAGCAATACACCAATACAACATAGGCATAAGAGGTATTACATAGGCAAATATAATTCCGATTGTGTACAGTCCATCAGTAATTTTAACCACCGATTCGGCTATGTACTTTGCCCCTTCTATACCGGCTCCAGCAGCTCCTTCAAGCTGTCCACCTGTGAAGACACCAACAACTTTCCCAAACAAACTCTCGGTAAAGCCCTCCCCGTAACCTGAGGCCATGCGCAATCCCAGCCCTGCACTCCAAAGCATGGCACTTGCATCCATTATTCGATGTCCAAATTGCGCGACTACGAGCGTAGGATCTTCATTTTCAAAGCGATTCAACAGATCTTGGAGGAAAAAACGCCCAGAAAAAGCATATAACGCATCTTCAACCATGCTAGACACATCTCCAGCTAGCATAGCTTGCTTGATGGACGTACCTACTTGTGATGGATCGGGTTGCGCATTAAATTTCGCATCGCCTACGGATAAGGCTATTCCCAGACCACCAAAAAGAAAATCTTCGGCTTGTCGGCTAACAGCCTTGGTATCCATTCGGCTCAAGTTAACCGGGCTAGCAACTATATCTCGTGCTTCCCTAGAAAGCTGAGACATCATCAACGGCCATGCGCCAGCTGCCATCCAGCCAAGTTCTTTAGTCTTGCCAACAAACTTCTGAGAATCTTGTGTGATCTGATATTGAGGGTAGTATGACGCAAAGTTTTGAATGACCGGCATGACGGAACTTTGATACGCATTAACAGCTGAAATCAGCCAATTGGAATCAGTTTGCTCTACACCGTATACGATTCTGGAGGCAGCCGGGAAAATCACATTATTCATAGCTATGATGCCGTTCACTTTCGCCAACATCATAGGGTCTTTGACATCACCAGGGATTTCGATAGTGCCGAGATCCTCTGAATCTAGACCACGCCCTGGAGGAACCGCGAATTTAAAAATCCACTTTGGCCTGTCGTTTGAAAACAAGCTGAAGTCATTGGACTCAAGGGTTGAACTATGGGCACTGGTGGAAAACGGTAAAAAGCCTACCCACACCGGAGAAATTGGCTGGGAACCTCGTTTCAAAAATTCCCTATTCTCATCAATGGACTCTTTGCTAATGTAATTCTGAACCAAGCCTGCCTGCATCAAAACACGCGCGATATTCTTGGCCTCCTCTTGCATCTGTGGAGGCATTTCAGCCGTGACTGCAGCAAAATTGGATTTAGCCAAATGATCCATGGAAAAGTAATAGATGCTATTTGCCCAGGTGCATGCCCAACCGAGGCATACAAGAATTCCAGCTTGAAAAAGGGAAATCCCCCCCGAAAGCATAGGAGTCGTCATGGTCATTCCAAACATGCAACGGATCGGCCACCACACACCATTGAAACGCCTACCTCCGACCGTGCCCTCCTGGGCAGTTCCACCCAGAGACATAACAAAGGTCCATATCGACCAACCAACAACCGCCGCCATGAGCAGCGTGTTGATCTCGGAGAGAATTTTGAAAAAGGGGGTGTTGACCGAGGCGTGCTCTGTAATCGCCCACCAGTTCTCTCCAAATATCTTCGAGAATGCGATCGCGGACATGTCGGTTGGGGAAAGGTCAGGAGAGATAGGTATGGCCATACTATTCACCAAGCTCCTTCATCGTCTTTACAACCATGCTTCTAGCTACATCAGTATCAAAACTTAAGCCGCCTATTGTAATCATTGGGGTACTCGTTGCGTCTAAGAAATGAATGAAGTCTTCCCCCCGCCCCTCAGAAATCAACTTTTCAATCACTGCTCGATGCTGACTTGAGGAGCTTCCCCTCTCTCCTTGAGCCACTTTCTCGGCCTCCTTCTCAAGTAAATCCAAATTCAATTTTCCCTGTTCGCCAAGAAGCACCATTTTTGCTTTATATGCATCGGCATCTTTTTTGATTACCGAACATATATCAATCCACCTCAAGACCTCAGAAGAAAGACAACCACTACTGCCTTTTCTCTTTTTTGTTCTTGTTCTCTTTTGGGGGTTCTCTTCAAAGAGGTACTGATTCTCTTTGGGTGACATCTTGTCACCGTTGGAGGGGTGACTTTTTGTCGCTCCTAGGGGTGACTTTTTGTCATCCCTAGGGCGACTTTTTGTCACCCTGTCAGACTCTTGCTTTGTCCGAGTCAAAGCTGAATCAAAAATTGGATGCCAAAGGAAATAATAACGATTGGTTGTCTGCAGACGACTTTTCTTTCTGAAGCAACGCTCAACTTCAATGAACTTTTTTTCAATCAACTCATTGAGACAGCGTTGTACGGTTCGTCCGCTACAGCCGAGCCCTTCTGCAATGGTATCAACACCAGGAAAACAATCACCGGTTTCACCTGCATGTTGTGCTAACTTCCCCCAAACAAGTTTAGATGAAAGCTGTAACCCATCGAAACTCGCTACAATATCAGGAATAAATAACCCCACAAAAAGCTTGTAAGGCAAAAAGCGCACACCGGGTTGCATAACTTTAGCTGGCTGCCGTTTCAGATAGGGAGTCTATCAACTCAAGGATATCCTCAACACGCCAAGCCCTTGTTCTTTTCGTCAACTGCACAGGTTTTGGATATTTTCCAGACTTAACCCCACGCAACCAAGTACTGCGACTGAGGGGAATAACGGCAAGGACTTGAGGCAGGCGAACAAAGCCCACTTGCGGAAAAGGTTGTTTCATATGTTCCTCCATAGATTATGGCATTCACATGAATGCCTTTACTCTTGGTGAAACCTTATGGAACAAAATCGATTATTAGTAACATTACAACTACCTCTATTATGAGGTGGTTAAAATGTAGAATTATAACTTGAGGTTATTTATAACAAGAGCCCCCAAAGTAGACTCGGCAAAAGGGTTACCAGTAAGACCAAGGGGTTTTTTAGTGTAATCAAGAAACAGTTTAGCAAACGTTAAAAATGGCCCACTGAACCCTGCGCCATCTGAACGTTTAGCACCACGGCCTTCTCCTCCAGCCTTATGATAATACTTCTGAAGCCATTTCAAGCAACGTTCAATTGCAAAATTTTCAGGACGCCCAGAAGGATATGGCAAGCTTCTCTCATCCATGATTTTTTTCCTACAAAGAGCAAGATAGTCGCTGACATTTTTCCCATCTAGGGCGATTTCTCCGACTTCATCGTCGAATAATTTACATTCTTTGACAACCAACCGAGGAAAACCATCCCCTTCACCCCTATCTACAAAACAATTCACAGATGGACGTACATGCTCGTACAGATACAACTTAATTGGATCATATTCATCTTCGCCTAAGGTTCCCGGGGAATCCCACTCGAGAAAAGACTCAAGTAATCTACATGCTTTCTCAACATGTTTGAGCAACTCTTTTCTTTCGTCAGCTAAAGGCCTGTCCACACAACCTCTCAGCTGACAAACATATCCCGCGAGTGCCCTTTTTATACCTTCACGAATGTCTTCGTTTAGCTTTAGGCCTGTCTGTCCCTCTATTGCCTCAAAATTGATCTCAGGAAGGACGTCTAGATTAACACCGCTCCAAGACTCCCCTTTCCGACCAACAAAAGTATTTAATTTCGACCTTTCGCTCATACTCACCCCACCTTCTGAGAAAACAATGGAACAACCTTCCCGCCAGCCTTCAAACTATCCAAATAGTCTGCCCAAGCTTGCATCATTAGTTTACGCTCCGGCAGATGCTCAGCGTAATTGTAGCTCGCCCTCACCTTGTCTTTAGGCGTGTGGGCCAACTGCCGCTCAATGGCATCCTTATGCCAGCCATGCTCATTTAAAAGTGTTGAAGCCATAGACCTGAAGCCATGCCCTGTCATTTCGGTTTTGTCGTATCCAATACGCCGAAGAGATACATTGATCGTATTTTCAGACATCGGGCGTGCCGACGTTCGCACACTTGGAAAGACATACCCAGAGGGGCCAGTAAGTGGATGAAGTTCTGTTAAGACCTCCACGGCCTGAGTGGACAGGGGGACAATATGGGGACTTCCTCCTTTCATTTTCTCCGCAGGTATCCGCCACTCGCTCCCCTCCAAATCAACTTCACCCCATTCTGCGTTCCTGAGTTCTCCTGGACGCACAAAAACCAAGGGAGCGAACCGAAGAGCGCAATGCACCACCAAAGTCCCTGAGAAGCCATCTACAGCCCTTAAGAGGGGGCCGATTTCCTTAGGGTCGGTTATCGAAGGATGATGTTTCACCTTCCTCGCAGGAGGGAGCGCACCCTTGATATCCGCAGCAGGATCTCGCTCAGCTCGTCCGGCAGCCACTGCATAGCGGAAGACCTGGGACATTATTTGACGAATACGCCGAGCTGTCTCTACGGCTCCTCGTTTCTCGCATCGTTGAACGACTCCAAGCATATCCTCAACGCCAAGCTCCGATATGGGCCTGTCTCCAATGAAGGGGAAGATGTTCTTCTTCATCCGTTCCATTGTGGTTTTCGCGTGGCGCTCACTCCACCCTGAGCCTACCTGTTTCCCGAACCATTCCCTTGCAATGGCTTCAAATGCCTCACTTGCACTTGCTTTCCTCTTGTCCTCCTTGCGCTTCCGAGAAGGATCATGACCTTGAGCAATGAGGGTTTTCAGGTCTCCCCGCTTAAGTCGTGCTTCTTGCAAACTGATGTAAGGATATGGCCCCAGAGACAGCATGGTCCGCTTGCCATTGATTTGGTAGCGAAATCGCCACCACTTACGCCCTTTCGGGTTAACGACTAGAGATAGGCCTTCACCATCATTCAGGGTGAATTCTTTGGATTTCGGTTTGGCTGCTTTGATCTTGGCATCTGTCAGCGGCATGTAGTCTTCTCCTGAGAGTGGTATAATGAAAAATGGTATATTTCGATTTATACCATTTTTTGTACCTTTATACCAGCCATCTCAAGACACCCTATGACACCGCAAGGCACACAAAAAGAAACAAAAAAGCCCTCATTTTGAGGGCTTATGACACTTTATGAACCAAAGTGATTTTATTCTATGGCGGAGAGGGAGGGATTCGAACCCCCGGACGAGTTGCCCCGCCTCTGGTTTTCAAGACCAGCGCATTAAACCGAGCTCTGCCACCTCTCCGTGAACTGATTGTTATTTGTTACAATCGAATCCGGGAGAAACTTTGTAGGAGTGACTCCAAGAATTGTCAAGATGAAAACCATGTTAAATGCTTGGGGGTATAAGAATTGGGTTCTCAGAACTTCTTTTGAACAAAATAACACCTACTAAGAGTGAAGAGACACGCTATTGGGTCCTGAAAGTTCATAATTCTAGATGAATATGAACACATTCATCCATGATAAGAGCATGGACATAATTGTCTTAACAAAACCGATCTTAGTTGTTAGAGAATATTCCATTAAACATGTCAGCAGGTTCGAATCTAGGCGACCTCAAAAGGACTTGATCACGTCCTTTCTCGTAGCCCCCCCCTTTGACATGTTTCATGGCATATCGTAAGTGAAAAATGAGCAACTATTCATACAAACCGATTGGATAGAGAATGAAAAATCCGCAAGATGTTTTTGCAGACTACCTTTCGAACAAGAGTCTCAAGATGACCCCCCAAAGGCGACTCATTTTGGACACGTTCATTAAACAAAATGCCCATCTTTCTTCTGAAGAACTGTATATCAAGGTCAAAAGAAGAGATAAATCGGTTGGGCAAGCAACGGTCTATAGGACCCTCAAGCTACTCAATGAAGCAGGTCTTATAGAGCCATTGGACTTTGCAGACGGTGTTACCAGATATGAGCTATCATATGGTGAAACTCACCATGACCACCTCATTTGTGAACAATGTGGGCAAAACATAGAAATTCTCGATACGATGATTGAAAAACGCCAGGAAGAGTTGGCGCAAGAGCATGGATTTGCCCTGCTTCGGCACAAGATGTACCTCTATGGTTATTGCAAAGATTGTCGTTCGAAGAAAAAATAATCTATTAGCGAGTTGTATCGTGTAAAAATTGTTTTAAAGCCTTCATTTCACCATGAAGGCTTTTCCAACTGTACCGTCCATCCAGCTTCTCCCCTTCAGCTGTAAATTGAATCCCAAGCCCGATAGCCCCACCCCGTCCACGAAAGCGACTTCGAATGACACCAACAACTGTAAAATATGAAAATTTTTTACTTTTTGGGTTCCAGACACTAACCCGTAGAATCAATTCATTTCCTTGATTTAGAGTGGGCAAACCTCCTTTGGGATGTAAAATAAACATGCGCATCCCACCCGCAGAGATATTCTCTACGCTTAATCGCATTTTTTCCCCATAGCGTGCTGGATTATTTATAGTTTGCAAATCCGGTTTTGCCATCCAGAATGATTTTCGCTTGTTCCCCTCCCAAGCCTTGACCCTGATAGCTCCTTCCCGCGTAACTCGCTGTCGACTATGTTTTCGTCTGACAATAAATCGATACCGAACCGGAGTCATCAATGACAATGCTTTGATAACCGAACCTCGTTTACTCACCGATGCAACAAAAGTAGAAAAGGAATTCAACTTCTTGCCGGAATAAGTAAAAGGGTTGGTATAACAGATCACACGGGTGTTCTTAAGATTCAATGCAGTAGGTTCAACTTTAATTAGCTGCAATTTCATCATGCCATTAACAACTTCTTCCACACGCGCAGTCGCTATTTTTCGCCCGCTCCCATCTGTAGAATACTTATACACATTAACGATAATACCTTTTTTAATCAGGTAATTTTCGACAATACTATGAGTACGAGGGGCAAAAACACGATAAAAAAGTCTGAGAATGGTAAAACCGATAATATGACGATAGTGCCAAAGCGCCATCACGAGTATAAGGGGCACTGTAATCAACAGAATTTTGGAAAAAACAACAACCAAATCAATTCGGTCGGACCCACTGCCGAATGTCCGCTGGACATCACGCAAATATTCAAGTTGAGCAGTAAAATCCAACATAAGAACAACTTCCAAAGTTCAAATAGTTATAAATAATGGGCACTCACAGCAAACTATCGAAGATGATTTCGAATAAAAACAATCTGTCATACAGTCAATACAATAGATATCAAGTCGTTAGCATGCTGGCAATGAGATGTCTTAATGAGCAGGCTCGCATTACCTTAGGTACTGTTAACTCAACCTTCTGAAAAAGAGTCATCCCCTTACGGGGTACGAAACTTGCCAATCGATGGCAAATGGTTAGTTACTGAGAAACGAGAGACACCGGCACTATGAAGAAAAAACAAGAAACACAGCACACCCAATTTCTGAATACCTGCGATTTTTCCAATTGCCTCGTCTGCGGAGCGTGTTCCAATGGTTGCCCGACTACAGGAGCACCTGATTTAGCAGGCTGGGACACGAGGAAAGTCATGCGTATGCTGGCAAATGGTCTTATTGATGAGGTCATTGCATCAAAGTTCCCCTGGCTTTGTACCGGATGCGGTCGGTGTACCAGCACCTGCCCTGGCGGTCTTGATATACCCTCGATCATGACACACCTCAAGAGTCTGCGGCCGAAGGAGGATATCCCCGGCACACTGTATCAGGGTATGATCAACAACCTCGAAACCGGCAACAATTTGGCTATTTCCCCCAAAGATTACCTTGAAGGCATGGCTGAACTTGGCCACGATTTGGCAAAAGAATGTCCCGGCTTCTATGTTCCTGTTGACAAAGACAATGCCGAAATACTTTTCTTCCCCAACTCCAAAGAAGTCTATGGGGATTTTGAGGATCAATTCTGGTGGTGGAAAATATTTTACGCAGCCAAGGAAAACTGGACGGTTCCTGGAAACAATTGGGAAGCGGTTGATTGGGCTCTTTTCACAGGGAACGATAAAGCAAATGAGGAGCTTGCCAGACGAAAAATAGCCTACATGAAGGATCATTCCATCAAAAAGATGATTATGCCCGATTGTGGTGGCGGGTCCTACGGCTGCCGGAAAGGAATGTCCAAACTGAATACACTGGACCCAGCGAATGAAGTGGGCTTCTTGTACCTGTATGACTATCTCATCGAAATACTTAAGACTGGCCGTATCAAACTGGATAAATCGGTCCATAGTGGCAAAAAATTTACATATCATGACTCGTGCAAACATGGTCGTGAGTTGGCCAGGACCTATGGCAAAGGCTATTTTGATGAGCCTCGGTGGATTCTCAACCAATGTGTGGATAATTTCGTAGAGCTGACTCCCAATCGTGAAAAGAATTATTGTTGTGGAGCTGGTGGAGGTCTCTGGCCCATGCCCTTTGAGGCGCAGTCAGCATGGCATGCCCGATACAAACGTCGCCAGATTAAAGAAAGTGGAGCAGATGTCGTTGTCGTGGGGTGTTCCAACTGTCGCGATCAAATCATGAAACGTATACCCAGGTATTTTGAGGGATGTGAATTTGAAGTCAAATATATATGGCAGTTGGTTGCCGAAGCACTGATTATTGAACCGTGGTCCCAAGAAGAGATCTCGCAAGGTGAAAAGCAAGCAGTGACCCAATGGAAAGCGCTTGATATTTCTCTTGAATCTTAAATGATACCCCCCTTGTATTCTTTTTATAAGGCCCGGTTTTTCCGGGCTTTTCTGTTGCTGCTTTGGCAAAACAATTGTAAAGGATGGAAGGGAATATACAGAATCACAACTTTGGAAAACATGCTCATTCTTTGCAGATTCAGAATATTTTTTACGCTCATTTAAACTTTCGTTGCGTAAACAATTTGCGAGTTCCCCTAATGAAAAGAACTCCCCACTTTCAGACAGACTTATCAAGGTACAATCATGAATTTCGAATTCAGCACAGCCCATAGAATCATTTTCAAACAAGGAGCCTCCCAGCAAATACCAGCTCTTGCAGCCCAATTCGGAGAACGACCATGCCTGGTTATTGGAAGTAATCCGAACAGGACTGCATGGCTTCGCGATGCATTCAACGAGCCTCCATTGATCATTCAAATGGCAACAGAACCGGATACTGACAGCATGGTCAAAGCCGTGGCTGCGGTACGTGATGGCAACTGTGATGTGGTCGTTGCTTTAGGCGGGGGGAGTGTTCTTGACACGGGCAAAGTCCTGTCGGCACTGGCTACGAATAAAAAAGATATATTTGAGTATCTTGAAGTCGTTGGAAGAGGCACGCCACTGACGAATCCACCTCTTCCTATGATCGCAGTTCCCACAACAGCCGGTACTGGTTCGGAAGTTACAGCCAATGGTGTTCTTCTCTCAAACAAGCATGGCGTCAAGGTCAGTCTTCGCTCATCTGAAATGATTCCGAACATATCAGTCATTGACCCGGAATTGACACTCTCAATGCCCCACTCAGTTACAGCGTCAACCGGAATGGATGCCTTAACCCAACTGATTGAAGCCTATGTTTCCAACAAATCGAATCCCATTACAGACGCTCTGTGTAGAGAAGGCATAATGCGCGCCGCCACCTCCCTCCATGCGGCATGTGAAGACGGAAAAAACATAGCCGCCCGTGAGGATATGTGCATCGCAAGTCTGTTTTCCGGGATCGCTCTTGCCAATGCAAAGCTTGGAGCCGTGCACGGATTCGCCGCCCCTATGGGAGGAGAATTCAAAGCTCCCCACGGGATGATCTGTGCCAGCCTCCTGCCTCATGTCATACGTGCAAATATCCAAGCTCTTCGTCTGCGAACACCGGAATCATCCACTTTGTTCAGGTATACTGAAATAGCGGTCATGCTTACTGGTGACGTTACCAATGAGGCAGAAGATGGCGCTGACTGGATTCAAAATTTATGTTCCGAGTTGGGAATCCCTTCACTGGCAGGCTTGGGTGTACCATCAAAAGACTTTGACAAATTGGCTCAAAAAGCCGCCCAAACCAGCAGTATGAAAGGGAATCCGATAGAATTAACCCATGAAGAATTGATTAAAATTCTTGAGAGTGCAGCCTGATCAAAGAAATGACGAAAGCAGAGGTCCTCGTCGGGTGGGTTTGCCCACAAGTTGTGGAACGTACTTATTCAGCAGAAAAATACAAGGAATACAAGAGACAAGGCTCACAACCGTAAACCCTATTCCAGCGGTGGTCACAAAGAACCAATGGGCAGGAAGAGTAGTATGGACCCATGCGGCGTATGGCCCATTCAGAAAATGATAAAAAACGCCGTTAAGACAGAAAAGAATCAAAGCATTCTCTCCCATGAACATGAAGAAAGAGTTTGCTCCAAAACTCTTTGCCAAAAGAAAAACCATGAAACTTCCCATGAGAGCTGTCAGTGGAAAAAGGAAAATATGACCATGGCCGGATGCAAGGATGACTACAGCATCAAACACTCTGAAGGGGCCGGTATTTTCGTCATATGTGAAAATAATTCCCAGCAGACATAGCACACACATTGCCAGGAGCTTCCAACGTGGCCGAGTTCCCAGCAAAACAGATTCTCGCCGAATAATGACACCAACCAGGTAAAAAGAATACACAACCGGTAATTCATGAAGAACCCAGAAATTATATTCCGGAAAGAATCGGAAAGACAATGTGATAAAATATCCTGTAAGATAGAAAACCACTACAGCCAAAAGAAGTCGTGGTGTGGAATTCAAAAACCGCCCTATAC comes from the Pseudodesulfovibrio piezophilus C1TLV30 genome and includes:
- a CDS encoding helix-turn-helix domain-containing protein is translated as MPYKLFVGLFIPDIVASFDGLQLSSKLVWGKLAQHAGETGDCFPGVDTIAEGLGCSGRTVQRCLNELIEKKFIEVERCFRKKSRLQTTNRYYFLWHPIFDSALTRTKQESDRVTKSRPRDDKKSPLGATKSHPSNGDKMSPKENQYLFEENPQKRTRTKKRKGSSGCLSSEVLRWIDICSVIKKDADAYKAKMVLLGEQGKLNLDLLEKEAEKVAQGERGSSSSQHRAVIEKLISEGRGEDFIHFLDATSTPMITIGGLSFDTDVARSMVVKTMKELGE
- a CDS encoding helix-turn-helix transcriptional regulator, producing MKQPFPQVGFVRLPQVLAVIPLSRSTWLRGVKSGKYPKPVQLTKRTRAWRVEDILELIDSLSETAAS
- a CDS encoding sigma-54-dependent transcriptional regulator — protein: MSAKILVVDDDKAHLSMLETMLTGWGYAVVGVEDGADAIEKVKEAPFDAVLMDVRMARIGGIEALSQIKEYNPAIPVVIMTAYSSVDTAVEAMKLGAYDYLTKPLNFDELNMTLERSLDHMTLIKENQSLKERISEDSSLTDIIGNSKPMNELISMVKTVASTEATILISGESGTGKELFAKAIHANSNRKKASLVTVNCAALTDTLLESELFGHEKGAFTGADKKRDGRFMQANGGSIFLDEVGEIPMPMQAKLLRAIQEREIQRVGSDKVLKVDVRIIAATNRDLLVEVEKGNFREDLYYRLNVVNLWIPSLKERGEDTPLLATFFLKRFSEFNRKQLKGFTPMAMDVLVKYDWPGNVRELENAVERAVILSAGEYVSEKDLPSALTQHFENVSGSNGGQHHVGGKSLQEIEKVAIEETLTQTEGNKSEAAKLLGITRTTLDNKIKKYEIFIKK
- a CDS encoding tyrosine-type recombinase/integrase, whose product is MPLTDAKIKAAKPKSKEFTLNDGEGLSLVVNPKGRKWWRFRYQINGKRTMLSLGPYPYISLQEARLKRGDLKTLIAQGHDPSRKRKEDKRKASASEAFEAIAREWFGKQVGSGWSERHAKTTMERMKKNIFPFIGDRPISELGVEDMLGVVQRCEKRGAVETARRIRQIMSQVFRYAVAAGRAERDPAADIKGALPPARKVKHHPSITDPKEIGPLLRAVDGFSGTLVVHCALRFAPLVFVRPGELRNAEWGEVDLEGSEWRIPAEKMKGGSPHIVPLSTQAVEVLTELHPLTGPSGYVFPSVRTSARPMSENTINVSLRRIGYDKTEMTGHGFRSMASTLLNEHGWHKDAIERQLAHTPKDKVRASYNYAEHLPERKLMMQAWADYLDSLKAGGKVVPLFSQKVG
- a CDS encoding DotA/TraY family protein — protein: MAIPISPDLSPTDMSAIAFSKIFGENWWAITEHASVNTPFFKILSEINTLLMAAVVGWSIWTFVMSLGGTAQEGTVGGRRFNGVWWPIRCMFGMTMTTPMLSGGISLFQAGILVCLGWACTWANSIYYFSMDHLAKSNFAAVTAEMPPQMQEEAKNIARVLMQAGLVQNYISKESIDENREFLKRGSQPISPVWVGFLPFSTSAHSSTLESNDFSLFSNDRPKWIFKFAVPPGRGLDSEDLGTIEIPGDVKDPMMLAKVNGIIAMNNVIFPAASRIVYGVEQTDSNWLISAVNAYQSSVMPVIQNFASYYPQYQITQDSQKFVGKTKELGWMAAGAWPLMMSQLSREARDIVASPVNLSRMDTKAVSRQAEDFLFGGLGIALSVGDAKFNAQPDPSQVGTSIKQAMLAGDVSSMVEDALYAFSGRFFLQDLLNRFENEDPTLVVAQFGHRIMDASAMLWSAGLGLRMASGYGEGFTESLFGKVVGVFTGGQLEGAAGAGIEGAKYIAESVVKITDGLYTIGIIFAYVIPLMPMLYWCIAMVGFLLLVVEVMVAAPFWVAAHAWSTQADGLAGEMGSQGYYQFLEILFKPPLYVAGFIIIFMIMRVMGWIVARIFEAFYYSYSNADISSVSSHTGILTSFFMCIIMSVLFVYMFSFLCSQGYSHLPRKVMSWIGHQASTMGLAGHADSMRQIIMGGVGNVTHSSPKPSSKPQRGDNQGKKGGGESSGGSSGYNPNRPGEVSEVVEGTGGAGSNLLDRD